Proteins from a single region of Thermosipho japonicus:
- a CDS encoding metallophosphoesterase family protein, protein MVKIAFISDIHSNLEALERVLEDIKKEKVSKIFCLGDLVGYGPNPNEVIEKIKNENIISVMGNYDDAVGFEKTSCGCSYNPGRETEVGDESLFWTIKVTSKDNKEFLKSLPKKLSLEIESVKILLVHGSPLNHLLEYVKPSTDPERLKLIAKSVEEDIIVNGHTHLVMAKHLYRKTILNPGSVGRTKNGKPGATYLILEIDEGVFSYRFKFVEYDVKKTVEKIVKVGLPIELATVLALGSAYSMGPSKNSKNNLGVFKV, encoded by the coding sequence ATGGTGAAAATAGCATTTATTTCAGATATTCACTCAAATTTGGAAGCTTTAGAAAGAGTCTTAGAAGATATTAAAAAGGAAAAGGTTAGTAAAATATTTTGCCTTGGGGATCTTGTAGGTTATGGTCCAAATCCAAACGAGGTTATAGAAAAAATAAAAAATGAAAATATTATTTCGGTAATGGGAAATTATGATGATGCAGTTGGATTTGAAAAAACAAGTTGCGGTTGTTCTTATAATCCTGGAAGAGAAACTGAGGTTGGTGATGAATCATTATTTTGGACGATTAAAGTAACAAGTAAAGATAACAAAGAATTTTTAAAAAGTCTTCCAAAAAAACTTTCATTAGAAATTGAAAGTGTCAAAATTTTACTTGTACATGGTAGTCCTTTGAATCACTTATTAGAATATGTAAAACCGTCTACCGATCCTGAAAGATTAAAATTAATTGCAAAATCAGTTGAAGAGGATATCATAGTAAATGGTCATACTCATTTGGTTATGGCAAAGCATTTGTATAGAAAAACAATTTTGAATCCTGGAAGTGTTGGAAGAACTAAGAATGGAAAACCAGGAGCTACTTATTTAATACTTGAAATTGATGAAGGTGTATTTAGTTATAGATTTAAATTTGTTGAATACGATGTTAAAAAAACAGTTGAAAAAATAGTTAAAGTAGGTCTTCCAATTGAACTTGCAACCGTTTTAGCTCTTGGTTCAGCATATAGTATGGGACCTTCAAAAAATAGTAAAAATAATCTAGGTGTTTTTAAGGTTTAA
- a CDS encoding LacI family DNA-binding transcriptional regulator, with amino-acid sequence MSTIKDVAKKAGVSTATVSRVLNNAKNVSEKTKLKVWNAIEELNYKPKILASALARHKEKFRVGICESKRLIDMEKEKVVPEFYSVILTALEKTGEAYGIRFCKMDLFNPNECDGYILVGGDTTKELIKEYKSLKKPFLLLDHYIPGEKVDCIVTNGYDGAYFATEYLIKKGLRKIYHIHGPLNSYGFKGRFDGYTSAMQEAGILPKYYEYDDVKDNMSDVIDFMLRKNEMPEAIFASNDITAMRVIRELKNRNIEVPKEVSVIGFDDIISAESFDPPLTTLKVFKDEMGSLAAKRIYELLVGHDLHPVMMSLFTKFIKRKSSI; translated from the coding sequence TTGTCAACAATTAAAGATGTAGCAAAAAAAGCAGGAGTTTCCACTGCAACAGTATCTAGAGTTCTAAATAACGCAAAGAATGTTTCTGAGAAAACAAAACTTAAAGTATGGAATGCTATAGAAGAATTAAATTACAAGCCTAAAATTCTTGCATCCGCTCTTGCAAGACACAAGGAAAAATTTAGAGTTGGAATATGTGAAAGTAAGAGATTGATTGATATGGAAAAAGAAAAAGTAGTTCCAGAATTTTATAGTGTAATTCTTACTGCACTTGAAAAAACAGGTGAAGCTTACGGAATTAGATTTTGCAAAATGGATTTGTTTAATCCAAATGAGTGTGATGGTTATATCTTGGTTGGTGGAGATACAACCAAAGAGTTAATAAAAGAATATAAAAGTCTAAAAAAACCTTTTTTACTTTTAGACCATTACATTCCTGGAGAAAAAGTTGATTGTATTGTTACAAATGGATATGATGGAGCGTATTTTGCAACAGAATATTTAATAAAAAAAGGATTAAGAAAAATTTATCATATACATGGGCCTTTGAATTCATATGGATTTAAAGGAAGGTTTGATGGATACACAAGTGCAATGCAAGAAGCAGGTATTCTTCCAAAATATTATGAATATGACGATGTTAAAGATAATATGTCCGATGTAATAGACTTTATGTTAAGAAAAAATGAAATGCCTGAAGCGATATTTGCATCAAATGATATAACTGCGATGAGGGTAATAAGGGAGTTGAAGAATAGAAACATTGAAGTTCCAAAAGAAGTTTCAGTAATAGGTTTTGATGATATTATAAGTGCTGAAAGTTTTGATCCACCTTTGACGACTTTAAAAGTTTTTAAAGATGAAATGGGATCCCTAGCTGCTAAAAGAATTTATGAACTTTTGGTGGGACATGATTTGCATCCTGTAATGATGTCACTATTCACAAAATTTATTAAGAGAAAAAGTTCTATTTAG
- a CDS encoding transglutaminase-like domain-containing protein produces MKFLTTPIPKDIEKLINLGMHKQAKENILKRLKKPIPESLKKRLKFELFRLDLLEKTYPYSEKEAFELFKKNFKSAKKQEFETLQEIGYIDFRFINGKKRFQERFHYNIEFTLNEYKKRQKEDKSRSDLRKLTNEAIARLLKTKQEKTYSVSAKISIRRKNPKNEDVSVWLPIPFEKFQQTSVKITNASHDYILSSPRTLQKTVHMKGKDTETFWVEFSYNISEWIGENSKYKYKPTKADLSEKPPHVLFTPYLKEVFQKILKGVKPKNDHEIAKSIYDYLTKNVCYSYVLPYALYDNIPEYVTTVFRGDCGFYAITFITLCRLAGIPAKWQSGWFATPSGASPHDWALIYLKDFGWIPVDLSFGGSRRDNEEMRMFYFGNLDGFRMFANLDFQADFYPKKNYFRNDPYDNQVGEMESKDGYIIDTEYKIEILTFKEIK; encoded by the coding sequence ATGAAATTTTTGACAACACCCATACCAAAGGATATTGAAAAACTTATAAATCTTGGTATGCATAAGCAAGCTAAAGAAAATATTTTAAAGAGACTCAAAAAACCTATTCCAGAATCATTGAAAAAACGTTTGAAGTTTGAACTTTTTAGATTAGACCTTTTAGAAAAAACTTATCCATATAGTGAAAAAGAAGCTTTTGAACTTTTTAAAAAGAATTTTAAAAGTGCAAAAAAGCAAGAATTTGAAACTCTTCAAGAAATTGGATATATTGATTTTAGATTTATTAACGGGAAAAAAAGGTTTCAGGAAAGATTTCATTACAATATAGAGTTTACACTAAACGAATACAAAAAAAGACAGAAAGAAGATAAAAGTAGAAGCGATCTTAGAAAATTAACTAATGAAGCAATAGCAAGATTATTAAAAACCAAGCAAGAAAAAACTTACTCTGTTTCTGCTAAAATCTCAATTAGAAGAAAAAATCCCAAAAACGAAGATGTTTCTGTTTGGCTTCCTATACCATTTGAAAAATTTCAACAAACATCAGTAAAAATAACTAATGCAAGCCATGATTATATTTTGTCTTCTCCAAGAACTTTACAAAAAACAGTACACATGAAAGGAAAAGATACAGAAACTTTTTGGGTTGAATTTAGCTATAATATTTCAGAATGGATTGGAGAAAATTCAAAGTACAAATACAAACCTACAAAAGCTGATTTATCTGAAAAACCACCTCATGTTTTATTTACACCATATTTGAAAGAAGTTTTCCAAAAAATATTAAAAGGTGTAAAACCCAAGAATGATCATGAAATAGCAAAAAGCATATATGATTATCTCACCAAAAACGTTTGTTATTCCTATGTTCTTCCTTACGCTCTTTATGACAATATTCCTGAATACGTTACAACAGTATTTAGAGGAGATTGTGGATTTTATGCAATTACATTCATAACGTTATGTAGACTTGCTGGTATACCTGCAAAATGGCAATCAGGATGGTTCGCAACCCCTTCCGGTGCATCTCCTCATGATTGGGCATTAATATACCTTAAAGATTTTGGATGGATCCCAGTAGATTTATCTTTTGGAGGAAGCAGAAGAGATAACGAAGAAATGAGAATGTTCTATTTTGGAAATTTAGATGGATTTAGGATGTTTGCAAATCTTGATTTTCAGGCTGACTTTTATCCAAAGAAAAACTACTTCAGAAACGATCCATATGATAACCAGGTTGGCGAAATGGAAAGTAAAGATGGCTATATTATAGACACAGAATATAAAATTGAAATTTTAACATTCAAAGAAATTAAATAA
- a CDS encoding glycoside hydrolase family 130 protein, with product MELKLERHPRNPLFAPNPNHLWESRFVFNPAVVYDGELFHMLYRAQGEDMVSRLGYAVSIDGVIWNRFEKPVFSPATQEELYGVEDPRITYLDGYYYINYTAYSPTGIKVAMARTKNFITYERFGSILPESPNKDAALFPEKINGKYVLIHRIEPDIWLAFSDDLIHWGDYVKIVSPRKGYWDNVKVGAGAPPIKTEYGWLLLYHGVQEGPKYTYRLGFIVLDLNDPTKVIKRSEEPILEPEEEWEIFGGVPNVVFSDAMVKYRDKYYIYYGGADNYIALATIDVEKVEKWMRG from the coding sequence ATGGAGCTTAAACTCGAACGGCATCCGAGAAACCCTTTATTTGCACCAAATCCAAATCACCTTTGGGAAAGTAGATTTGTTTTCAATCCTGCGGTAGTATATGATGGAGAATTATTTCATATGCTATACAGAGCACAAGGTGAAGATATGGTTTCACGGTTAGGCTATGCTGTAAGCATTGATGGGGTAATTTGGAATAGATTTGAAAAACCTGTTTTTTCTCCAGCAACTCAAGAGGAATTGTATGGCGTTGAAGATCCCAGAATTACATATTTAGATGGATATTATTATATAAATTATACGGCATATTCTCCTACAGGAATTAAGGTTGCAATGGCACGGACCAAAAATTTTATAACTTACGAAAGATTTGGTTCTATACTGCCTGAAAGTCCAAATAAAGATGCTGCCTTATTTCCTGAGAAAATTAATGGAAAATATGTTCTTATACACAGAATAGAACCGGATATTTGGCTAGCTTTTTCAGATGATTTGATTCACTGGGGAGATTATGTAAAAATTGTTTCTCCAAGAAAAGGCTACTGGGACAATGTTAAAGTTGGTGCAGGAGCTCCTCCAATTAAAACTGAATATGGTTGGCTTCTTTTATACCATGGCGTTCAAGAAGGTCCCAAATATACATACAGATTGGGATTTATTGTACTTGATCTTAATGATCCAACAAAGGTTATTAAACGCTCTGAAGAACCAATTTTAGAACCAGAAGAAGAATGGGAAATATTTGGGGGAGTTCCAAATGTTGTGTTTTCCGATGCAATGGTTAAATATAGAGATAAATATTATATTTACTATGGAGGAGCTGATAATTACATAGCACTTGCAACAATCGATGTTGAAAAAGTTGAAAAATGGATGAGGGGGTAA
- a CDS encoding carbohydrate ABC transporter permease produces MASKLRKRENYLGWGFSSIYLIYTAIFWGYPFVWLVILSFSKWNFFGSPRLVGFKNFVRLFSDPIFWRIFLNTVNFMVYFIPMVLTLSMLFALALYRVSIFRTFFALSFLVANVSSGVAYSILFSNLFSESGPINSFLYKSFGFTIPWFSDPQLALLSISIMVTWKFVGYYGLILFAGLNAIPKSLYEAAELDGATNWQKFWKITFPLINPALTTVLVFAVNLTFGIFTEPYMITGGGPMRRTLTFMMHIYTTAFQRMNPSYAASLAVITGLLSYGCVLLVRFLVEREVSLV; encoded by the coding sequence TTGGCTTCTAAATTAAGAAAAAGAGAAAATTATCTTGGATGGGGATTTTCTTCCATCTATTTAATATACACGGCGATTTTTTGGGGTTATCCATTTGTATGGCTAGTAATCCTTTCATTTTCAAAATGGAATTTTTTTGGTTCACCACGTCTTGTTGGATTTAAAAATTTTGTAAGGCTTTTCAGTGATCCAATTTTTTGGAGAATTTTTTTAAATACAGTTAATTTTATGGTTTATTTTATTCCAATGGTTCTTACATTATCAATGCTTTTTGCACTTGCTTTATACAGAGTAAGTATATTTAGAACTTTTTTTGCTTTGAGTTTTTTAGTGGCTAATGTTTCATCCGGTGTAGCGTATTCAATTCTTTTTTCCAATCTTTTTTCTGAAAGTGGTCCAATAAATAGTTTTTTGTATAAAAGTTTTGGCTTTACTATTCCTTGGTTTAGTGATCCACAACTTGCACTTCTCTCAATTTCAATTATGGTAACGTGGAAGTTTGTTGGTTATTATGGATTAATTTTATTTGCGGGCTTGAATGCTATTCCTAAATCTCTTTATGAAGCTGCAGAACTTGATGGTGCTACTAATTGGCAGAAATTCTGGAAAATAACATTTCCATTGATTAATCCTGCTTTGACTACAGTTCTTGTTTTTGCAGTTAATTTAACTTTTGGAATATTTACAGAACCTTATATGATTACTGGTGGAGGTCCGATGAGGAGAACTCTTACATTTATGATGCACATTTATACGACAGCCTTTCAGAGAATGAATCCTTCATATGCAGCAAGTTTGGCCGTAATAACTGGACTTTTAAGTTATGGATGTGTTTTACTTGTTCGCTTCTTAGTTGAAAGAGAGGTGTCGCTTGTATGA
- a CDS encoding ABC transporter substrate-binding protein: protein MKKFLVIFLFFLGLVVFSSKIVFWTAPNPLQEEFWKPLVEEWNNSHPNAQIDWKTIPAAGSSEEAILTAVAAGSAPDFCTNIFSGFAAQLAEQGIIIALDQEYGQEFFNLVKVRHMESIIEGWKLNNHYYVFPIYSNPILMWWRKDKLQELGFDKPPRTYSDIYKIAEKYANPPDKYAMQVVQGRNWWDRWFDFITYYYAASSGKSYIDTKRYRASFNDEYGKAVVDFIYTMFKNKWTAVEMGNQFSLSTGKALGVLQGPWSLNWAKKTYPEVYKNLWISSPPVPDNYSGGSIKTFADTKGLVVFRHSKYKKEIFEFIKWVFENPDNDVRWIEITKMPPAREDLTTNPLFERFMKEDPYFSTYAKEVGNAIPPALVSSTIDVQDAMTVYLIEPLMYLKSTPEDVLNKCVKEINKILY, encoded by the coding sequence ATGAAAAAGTTTTTGGTTATTTTTTTATTTTTCCTAGGTTTAGTTGTATTTTCTAGCAAGATTGTTTTTTGGACGGCACCAAATCCACTGCAAGAAGAATTCTGGAAACCTTTAGTTGAAGAATGGAATAATAGTCATCCTAATGCACAAATTGATTGGAAGACTATTCCAGCTGCTGGAAGTTCTGAGGAAGCAATTTTGACAGCTGTTGCTGCTGGAAGTGCTCCAGACTTCTGTACAAATATCTTTAGTGGGTTTGCAGCACAACTTGCTGAGCAAGGAATTATTATTGCGTTAGATCAAGAGTATGGCCAGGAATTTTTTAATTTGGTAAAAGTAAGACACATGGAAAGTATTATTGAAGGTTGGAAATTGAATAATCATTATTATGTTTTTCCAATTTATTCTAATCCAATTTTAATGTGGTGGCGAAAAGATAAACTCCAAGAACTTGGTTTTGATAAGCCTCCAAGAACATATTCCGATATTTATAAAATTGCTGAAAAATATGCAAATCCACCTGATAAATATGCAATGCAAGTTGTTCAAGGTAGAAATTGGTGGGATAGATGGTTTGATTTCATAACATATTACTATGCTGCAAGTTCTGGAAAATCCTACATTGATACAAAACGTTATAGAGCATCATTTAATGATGAATATGGGAAAGCTGTTGTTGATTTTATTTATACGATGTTTAAAAATAAATGGACAGCAGTTGAAATGGGAAATCAATTTTCATTATCAACAGGAAAAGCCTTAGGAGTTTTGCAAGGGCCCTGGTCGCTAAATTGGGCAAAAAAAACTTATCCAGAAGTTTATAAAAATTTATGGATTAGTTCACCACCTGTTCCAGATAACTATAGTGGAGGGTCAATAAAAACATTTGCTGATACAAAGGGATTAGTTGTATTTAGACACTCAAAGTATAAAAAAGAAATTTTTGAATTTATTAAATGGGTATTTGAAAATCCTGACAACGATGTCAGATGGATTGAAATAACAAAAATGCCACCTGCAAGAGAAGACTTGACGACAAATCCTTTATTTGAAAGATTTATGAAAGAAGATCCGTATTTTTCAACTTATGCTAAAGAAGTTGGGAATGCTATTCCGCCAGCCTTAGTCTCAAGTACGATTGATGTTCAAGATGCAATGACAGTTTACCTAATTGAACCTTTAATGTACTTGAAGAGTACTCCAGAAGATGTTCTCAACAAATGTGTAAAGGAAATTAATAAAATACTATATTAA
- the aglA gene encoding alpha-glucosidase AglA — protein sequence MFKVAIVGAGSAVFSLRIISDFTKISEFKDVEICLMDIDETRLNSTFILANKLNEEMGAKLKFKTTTNLEEAIDGARFVINTAMAGGHGYLEKVRKIGEKWGYYRGIDSQEFNMVSDYYTISNFNQLDLFLKVARLVEEKGEKDAWLLQAANPVFEGTTLILRNVPINMVGFCHGHYGVHHLAEVIGLDIKKVDWQVAGVNHGIWLNRFLYDGRDGYKMLDEWIKNNVYESKHPFDDQLSLAAIDMYRFYWQMPIGDTVRNSSWKYHYNLETKKKWYGKFGGADSEIGWKWYQDNIKGITETVNKLADYVSMNPNIKLLDYNTYKDYMNIEIFKEEIESIINPEKFSGEQHVPFIDSIVNDKKQRFVVNIINNGTIEGIDNDVAVEIPAWVDSSGIHPEEIKPKLSERVIKYYLRPRIMRMEMVLEAFMKGDIKVLEEILFRDPRTRSKEQVEGVLNEIMNLPENEKMRMHYKR from the coding sequence ATGTTTAAGGTTGCAATAGTTGGCGCAGGAAGCGCCGTTTTTTCTTTAAGAATTATTAGTGATTTTACTAAAATATCCGAATTTAAAGATGTTGAAATTTGCTTGATGGATATTGATGAAACAAGGTTAAATTCAACATTTATTCTAGCTAATAAATTAAATGAAGAAATGGGCGCAAAATTAAAATTTAAAACTACTACCAATCTTGAAGAAGCAATTGATGGTGCACGGTTTGTAATTAATACAGCTATGGCAGGTGGACATGGTTATTTGGAAAAAGTTAGGAAAATAGGAGAAAAATGGGGATACTATAGAGGAATAGATTCTCAAGAATTCAACATGGTTTCGGACTATTACACAATATCAAATTTCAATCAATTGGATTTATTTTTAAAAGTTGCAAGATTGGTTGAAGAAAAAGGGGAAAAAGACGCATGGCTTTTACAGGCGGCAAACCCAGTATTTGAAGGAACCACATTAATTTTAAGAAATGTACCAATAAATATGGTTGGTTTTTGTCATGGACATTACGGTGTACATCATTTAGCTGAAGTTATAGGATTAGATATAAAAAAAGTAGATTGGCAAGTTGCAGGTGTAAATCATGGTATCTGGTTGAATAGATTTTTGTATGATGGTAGAGATGGATATAAGATGTTGGATGAATGGATAAAAAATAATGTTTATGAATCTAAACATCCTTTTGATGACCAGCTTTCTCTTGCTGCTATAGATATGTATAGATTTTACTGGCAAATGCCAATAGGAGACACTGTGAGGAATTCTTCCTGGAAATATCATTATAACCTTGAGACAAAGAAAAAATGGTATGGGAAATTTGGTGGTGCTGATTCAGAAATTGGCTGGAAATGGTATCAGGATAACATAAAAGGAATTACTGAAACGGTTAATAAATTAGCAGATTATGTTTCAATGAATCCAAATATCAAGTTGTTAGATTATAATACTTACAAAGATTATATGAATATTGAAATTTTCAAGGAAGAAATTGAAAGCATAATTAATCCAGAAAAATTTAGTGGGGAACAACACGTTCCATTTATAGATTCAATAGTTAATGACAAAAAACAAAGATTTGTTGTTAACATAATAAACAACGGAACAATAGAAGGAATAGACAACGATGTAGCTGTTGAAATTCCGGCATGGGTAGATTCTTCTGGAATACATCCTGAAGAGATAAAACCAAAATTATCAGAAAGAGTTATTAAATATTACTTAAGGCCAAGAATAATGAGGATGGAAATGGTGCTCGAGGCATTTATGAAGGGAGATATAAAGGTTTTAGAAGAAATTCTTTTTAGGGATCCAAGAACTAGATCTAAAGAGCAAGTGGAAGGCGTTTTAAACGAAATAATGAATTTGCCAGAGAACGAAAAGATGAGAATGCATTATAAGAGGTGA
- a CDS encoding carbohydrate ABC transporter permease, which translates to MTRAKRKRFPYITFTLLFIGSIIWIYPYFWLLFSSFKPTSEIYTRFWPTKFTIEHYKFIFLMSDKLQRPFLRALLNSIFISVSITFSVIVSSAFFGYILSKVRFKGRKSVFNFILFQMLFPGFMFIVPLFVLIKTLGLLNTYSAIILPSIISAWGSFMFAQTFKSIPDDYIEAAKIDGANTFWIVTRVMFPLARSTASIVGLFTFIGAWDNFMWPLIVMKDYNKMPLSVLLASFNHEYSSYVGPILAGSVIQTIPMVLIFLIFRKYFLQGISVSLK; encoded by the coding sequence ATGACAAGAGCTAAGAGAAAGAGGTTTCCTTACATTACTTTCACATTATTATTTATTGGATCGATAATATGGATTTATCCATATTTCTGGCTTCTTTTTTCATCTTTTAAACCAACAAGTGAAATTTATACACGTTTTTGGCCTACCAAATTTACAATAGAGCATTATAAATTTATTTTTTTGATGTCAGATAAACTTCAAAGACCTTTTTTAAGAGCACTTTTGAATAGCATTTTTATTTCAGTTTCTATTACCTTTTCTGTAATTGTTTCATCTGCTTTTTTTGGATATATCTTATCTAAAGTTCGATTTAAAGGAAGAAAAAGCGTTTTTAATTTTATTCTTTTTCAAATGCTTTTTCCTGGATTTATGTTTATTGTTCCGCTATTTGTTTTAATTAAAACTCTTGGATTGTTAAATACATATTCAGCAATAATTTTACCCTCAATAATAAGTGCATGGGGAAGTTTTATGTTTGCTCAAACATTTAAATCAATTCCAGATGATTATATTGAAGCAGCTAAGATAGATGGGGCAAACACTTTTTGGATTGTGACAAGAGTTATGTTTCCTCTTGCACGTTCTACAGCATCTATTGTTGGTTTATTTACATTTATAGGTGCATGGGATAATTTCATGTGGCCATTAATTGTTATGAAAGATTATAACAAAATGCCATTGTCTGTTTTGTTGGCAAGTTTCAACCATGAATATAGTAGCTATGTTGGCCCGATACTTGCTGGTTCAGTGATTCAGACAATACCTATGGTTTTGATTTTCTTGATTTTTAGAAAATATTTCTTGCAGGGAATTTCAGTATCTTTAAAATAA
- a CDS encoding Crp/Fnr family transcriptional regulator, with protein sequence MQTFLYKSIFDKEKQKELRKTFILLAKSGKIADVKKNNEIELPILTIAIVIEGKIKQFLTSKEGLEKILFYLQPGEIFGEIDYFGESKFNIITTAVENSKISILGKNVIEEHLSKNPILYRFFMKSIIRKLRIIELQMLNMTFNDSTGRISNTILRLAAQQGIKKGNEIVINFPLTQQELANIIGCSRITVSRTLNELISKGIISIDHKKIIIKNLKELEKLDKSF encoded by the coding sequence ATGCAGACTTTTTTATACAAATCAATATTCGATAAAGAAAAACAAAAAGAGCTAAGAAAAACTTTTATTTTATTAGCAAAAAGTGGGAAAATAGCGGATGTTAAAAAAAATAACGAAATAGAACTTCCTATTTTAACTATTGCTATAGTCATTGAAGGAAAAATCAAACAGTTTCTTACAAGCAAAGAAGGATTAGAAAAAATTTTATTTTATCTTCAACCTGGAGAAATATTTGGTGAAATTGATTATTTCGGTGAAAGTAAATTTAATATAATTACTACAGCAGTAGAAAATTCAAAAATTTCAATTCTTGGAAAAAATGTAATTGAAGAACATTTATCAAAAAATCCTATACTTTACAGATTTTTTATGAAAAGTATTATTAGAAAGCTAAGGATAATTGAACTTCAAATGTTAAATATGACTTTTAACGACTCAACTGGTAGAATTTCAAATACCATACTTAGACTAGCAGCTCAACAGGGAATAAAAAAAGGGAATGAAATTGTAATCAACTTTCCTCTAACCCAACAAGAATTAGCAAATATAATTGGATGTTCACGCATTACTGTATCAAGAACGTTAAATGAATTAATTTCAAAAGGAATAATTTCAATAGATCACAAAAAAATAATTATAAAAAATCTAAAAGAACTTGAAAAACTTGATAAATCATTTTAA
- a CDS encoding ArsR/SmtB family transcription factor, with product MIEVIEIIKLFSNKTRSRILFLISNIEVCNCDIENVLNITQSNISKHLKQAEFLNLVNKRKSSYWIYYSLNKEILKKYSFINEILKELGKIEPFRKDLKELKEYLKILVDVKGGKVWHGVFI from the coding sequence ATGATTGAGGTTATAGAAATTATAAAGTTATTTTCAAACAAAACCAGGTCAAGGATACTGTTTTTAATTTCTAATATAGAAGTATGCAATTGTGATATTGAAAATGTTCTTAATATAACACAATCTAATATTTCTAAACATTTAAAACAGGCTGAGTTTTTGAATTTAGTTAATAAAAGAAAAAGCTCTTATTGGATATACTATAGTTTAAACAAGGAAATTTTAAAAAAATATAGCTTTATAAATGAGATATTAAAAGAATTAGGTAAAATTGAACCATTTAGAAAAGATTTAAAAGAATTAAAGGAGTATTTAAAAATCCTGGTAGATGTGAAAGGAGGTAAAGTTTGGCACGGAGTTTTCATCTGA
- the pcp gene encoding pyroglutamyl-peptidase I, translating to MKILITGFEPFGGEKINPSFEAVKKLPNNIDNAQIIKTSIPTVFRKSIEVLEQLIVKEQPDIVICVGQAAGRYEITVERVAINIDDANIPDNEGNNPKDKVIFEDGENAYFSNLPIKKMVEEIKNCNIPASISNSAGTFVCNHLMYGLLYLINKKYKNMKGGFIHVPYLPQQVINKKNIPSMSLDNIVTALTCAIKSIIRETNV from the coding sequence ATGAAGATTTTAATTACTGGATTTGAACCCTTTGGTGGAGAAAAAATCAATCCTTCTTTTGAAGCAGTAAAAAAATTACCAAACAATATTGATAATGCACAAATAATTAAAACATCAATTCCAACTGTATTTAGAAAAAGCATTGAAGTTCTTGAACAATTAATTGTAAAAGAACAGCCAGATATTGTAATCTGTGTAGGTCAAGCAGCTGGAAGATATGAAATAACTGTAGAAAGAGTTGCAATAAATATTGATGATGCAAATATCCCGGACAATGAAGGAAACAATCCAAAAGATAAAGTTATTTTCGAAGATGGTGAAAATGCTTATTTTTCTAACTTACCAATAAAAAAAATGGTTGAAGAAATAAAAAATTGCAACATTCCAGCCTCGATTTCAAATTCTGCTGGTACTTTTGTATGTAATCACCTAATGTATGGGCTGCTTTATCTTATAAACAAAAAATACAAAAATATGAAAGGTGGGTTTATTCATGTTCCATATTTACCACAACAAGTAATTAATAAGAAAAATATCCCTAGTATGTCTCTAGATAACATTGTTACAGCTCTAACTTGTGCTATAAAATCAATAATTAGAGAAACAAATGTTTGA